A genomic window from Desulfonatronovibrio magnus includes:
- a CDS encoding TolC family protein: MTLTDAVFMALRHNRNLESAYLDRVLARFNLRRDLTEFHPDLEVNLLADTKYTEDELRYRGSAQEDARISSRRSGASVETRVRQRIPTGAEINFIWDNRAERARSSSRMDTMRNEPMDSAWGVDIRQPLLKGGGTEYNRASLEKARIREENAVRSLRDQVINTVTNVITSYRTLLNVYQDLNIQKASLEQAREQMELTRLLISTGRRAANEIVQSEANVARQELALESARASLDDAQLNLLGLLNIGQDITIIPTEQVEFRAVEPDLNDCLRIAFERNSQYLSVLNEKLIAQLDLMQAKNQKLWELSADAGYRQGWHSRRQDPDYRRDEWNVGLSLRVPLPIYGEPKYRHESAELSAQINLRKVDLRISNEMENLENRVINAVRSVESSLKRVKLAQRTVELSEQNYEVSQVQFRMGRISNQDYVRDQDRLRDDRLALNQAIISYENSLTMLDQLLATTLDTWEIDFTPNRADLEQEFLGNRTWMLGD; encoded by the coding sequence ATGACCCTGACTGATGCGGTTTTTATGGCCCTTCGCCATAATCGAAATCTTGAGAGTGCTTATCTGGACAGGGTGCTGGCAAGGTTTAACTTGCGCCGGGATCTCACTGAGTTTCACCCTGATCTTGAGGTCAATTTGCTGGCTGATACCAAATATACTGAGGATGAACTAAGATATAGAGGCAGTGCCCAGGAAGATGCCAGGATTTCGTCAAGGAGGTCTGGTGCTTCCGTGGAGACCAGGGTCAGGCAGAGAATACCTACAGGAGCAGAAATTAACTTTATCTGGGACAACCGGGCTGAAAGAGCAAGAAGTTCATCAAGGATGGATACCATGAGAAATGAGCCCATGGATTCAGCCTGGGGTGTGGATATCAGACAGCCTCTTCTTAAGGGAGGTGGAACTGAATACAACAGGGCTTCCTTAGAAAAGGCCAGGATTCGTGAGGAAAATGCAGTTCGTTCCCTTCGGGACCAGGTCATAAATACTGTTACCAATGTTATTACCAGCTATAGAACCCTGCTGAATGTATATCAGGACTTGAACATCCAGAAAGCTTCCTTAGAGCAGGCCAGGGAGCAGATGGAACTGACCAGACTTCTTATTTCCACAGGCAGAAGAGCAGCCAATGAAATTGTCCAGTCTGAAGCCAATGTGGCCAGACAGGAACTTGCTCTTGAATCAGCGAGAGCCAGCCTGGATGATGCCCAGCTTAACCTGCTTGGCTTACTGAATATTGGACAGGATATCACAATCATTCCCACAGAACAGGTAGAATTCAGGGCTGTTGAGCCAGATCTTAATGACTGTCTCAGAATAGCTTTTGAGCGAAATTCACAATACCTTAGTGTGCTTAATGAGAAACTAATTGCCCAACTTGACCTGATGCAGGCGAAAAATCAGAAATTGTGGGAACTTTCAGCTGATGCCGGCTACAGGCAGGGCTGGCATTCCAGGAGGCAGGACCCTGACTACAGAAGGGATGAGTGGAATGTTGGTCTTTCCCTGCGAGTTCCACTTCCCATTTATGGAGAGCCAAAATACAGGCATGAATCAGCTGAGCTTTCGGCACAAATCAACCTGAGAAAGGTTGATTTGAGAATCAGCAATGAGATGGAAAATCTTGAGAACAGGGTGATAAATGCTGTACGCAGTGTAGAATCCAGTTTAAAAAGAGTTAAACTGGCTCAAAGAACTGTGGAACTTTCAGAGCAAAATTATGAAGTCAGCCAGGTCCAGTTTCGCATGGGACGCATTTCAAACCAGGATTATGTCAGGGACCAGGATCGGCTGCGCGATGATCGATTAGCATTGAACCAGGCCATTATCAGTTATGAAAATTCTCTGACCATGCTGGATCAACTGCTGGCCACTACCTTAGATACCTGGGAAATTGACTTCACACCCAACAGGGCTGATCTGGAGCAGGAATTTCTGGGGAACAGAACCTGGATGCTGGGGGATTAG
- a CDS encoding histone deacetylase family protein, with amino-acid sequence MSQTAIFYDPVFLTHSAGPGHPENADRLRAIMNTLKNHEHFSDLLYPVPRKALSEEIVYNHARPYVQLVQERIAGGYSSLGFPDTGVSSGSWDAALVATGSVLDAIDLVVGGECRNAFCAVRPPGHHARPNVGMGFCLFNNIAIGAWYAWEKYGMDRILIIDWDAHHGNGTQESFYEYKEVFFFSTHQSMWYPFTGNYNETGTGEGQGTTMNIPFPAGTDGSEVIAAFKDRLVPAMENYRPQLVLVSAGFDALRGDPLCRMALDVEDFSVLTRIALDIADQYAQGKVVSVLEGGYDLPGLTASCAAHVKELKGA; translated from the coding sequence ATGTCTCAGACAGCAATATTTTATGATCCAGTATTTCTGACCCATTCAGCCGGTCCAGGCCATCCTGAAAACGCGGACCGGCTGAGGGCAATCATGAATACTTTGAAAAATCATGAACACTTTTCTGACTTGCTCTATCCTGTTCCACGCAAGGCTCTGTCTGAGGAAATTGTTTACAATCATGCCAGACCTTATGTGCAACTGGTGCAGGAGAGAATTGCAGGTGGATATTCATCACTTGGTTTTCCTGATACCGGAGTAAGCTCTGGGTCATGGGATGCAGCTCTTGTAGCCACTGGATCAGTTCTGGATGCCATTGACCTGGTTGTTGGCGGTGAATGCAGGAATGCCTTTTGTGCTGTTCGTCCTCCAGGTCACCATGCCCGCCCCAATGTTGGAATGGGGTTTTGCCTGTTCAACAATATTGCAATTGGTGCATGGTATGCCTGGGAAAAATATGGCATGGACAGAATACTGATTATTGACTGGGATGCCCATCACGGCAACGGGACTCAGGAGTCTTTTTATGAGTATAAAGAGGTATTTTTCTTCAGTACCCATCAGTCCATGTGGTATCCTTTCACCGGTAATTATAATGAAACCGGAACTGGAGAAGGGCAGGGCACAACCATGAATATTCCTTTCCCGGCCGGAACTGACGGCAGTGAAGTTATTGCTGCTTTCAAGGACAGACTGGTTCCTGCCATGGAGAATTACAGACCTCAGCTTGTACTGGTTTCAGCCGGTTTTGATGCCTTGCGTGGAGACCCTTTGTGCAGAATGGCACTTGATGTGGAGGATTTCAGTGTATTGACCAGGATTGCCTTAGATATAGCTGACCAGTATGCTCAGGGCAAAGTTGTTTCTGTGTTGGAAGGTGGTTATGATCTTCCCGGTCTGACTGCTTCATGCGCGGCCCATGTTAAAGAGCTTAAAGGGGCCTGA